A single Flavobacterium sp. 1 DNA region contains:
- a CDS encoding 1-acyl-sn-glycerol-3-phosphate acyltransferase has product MQKKLFDLYTFITSRKLLSFGMAIVMVLVLGFLAFRISFQENINQLIPSNDQSGITSKVLDQVNFADKITIIISTKENGSSENLTEYANVFLDSLDSACKPYISKVQGKIEEENIQETFDFVYDNLPLFLDQKDYEHIQNKLHKDSIANSVAADYKSIISPAGLVSKDFILKDPLGVSFIALKKMEQLSVGDDFAIENGFVLTKDKNNLLLFITPKLATNETDKNTFFISNLDKIKANLNQQFKGKAEMTYFGATPVAVANATQIKSDVQSTSIFAGVALILILAFFYRSITTPIIIFIPSLLGALFALAVLYICKGSISAISLGISSILLGETTDYSIYVLTHLRNNKNVKLLFKDITRPLLLCGITTSITFLCLFFIKSEALQDLGIFAGLSVVATTVFSLILIPVLYNFNSKVLIQKPNVIDNLGAYSYHKNKFLIGLVLALFVVSLFTYSKVTFNNDLSDLNFMTPELRLNEKKLDQIANNNDSKSIYLATYGKSYDEVVANNNTLFKVLEKDKAGKDILNFSSIGGIVFSAEVQNQKIKEWNSFWDSQKKENLNKTLISEGNRYGFKADAFSGFFELLDKDFKPVTIDDYFKMKSFFLDEFAAQKNGFFTISTLVKVTNGKRDVFVNLIKKQPYLVVIDRQETNKTFLGTLKMNFENLVDYSFIAVFLVLILAFRKIELAIISIIPILISWIFTTGLMGLFGLQFNVVNIIVCTLIFGIGVDYSIFMTTALQKEFTYGKIELPSYRTSIILSVATTILGMGVLVFAKHPALKSISLIAIIGIFSALMITFIIQPLIFHFFITNRVKKGKAPYEIKRLLHSVISFTYFGLGCIVLSLGSAILMVILPFSKKSKLRGFHFLMSKFMHSVLASYPSVKRKINNTSQETFDKPAVIIANHSSFLDILAIGMLSPKIIFLVSDWVYNSPVFGKGVRLAGFYPVSSGMDNGVEHLRSKVEEGFSIMVFPEGTRSEDNAIKRFHKGAFYLAEQLQLDIIPVLIHGYSEVLPKGDFVINGGNTTVTILDRILYDDTSFGTNAAERTKKISSFFKLQYKKLRLDLEGVDYFKAKLMNSYAFKEMQILNAVKVNLEQNLQLYYDLNKWIDSKARILHFGSDYRQLDILLALQEPLRKIDSVILLEENREIAKTNYILKKRAIHYLDQNELNTLKKYDVVLLSNENGVSNLDAVCNLASTVIVLNNKKLKETIASFGFQTVHETEEMIVLKKGI; this is encoded by the coding sequence ATGCAAAAAAAACTATTCGACTTATATACATTCATAACTTCCAGAAAATTACTTTCGTTTGGTATGGCAATTGTCATGGTCTTAGTTTTAGGATTCTTAGCTTTCAGAATCTCTTTTCAGGAAAATATAAATCAATTAATACCTTCTAATGATCAGTCTGGAATAACTTCAAAAGTATTAGATCAGGTTAATTTTGCTGATAAAATTACAATTATAATTTCCACTAAAGAAAACGGCTCATCAGAGAATCTGACTGAGTATGCCAATGTTTTTTTAGATAGTCTTGATTCTGCTTGCAAACCCTATATTTCCAAAGTACAGGGTAAAATTGAAGAAGAAAATATTCAGGAAACTTTTGATTTTGTATATGATAATTTGCCGCTTTTTTTGGATCAAAAGGATTATGAACATATTCAGAATAAACTGCACAAAGACAGTATTGCCAATAGTGTTGCGGCCGATTATAAATCCATAATTTCTCCTGCTGGACTAGTATCTAAAGATTTTATTCTTAAAGATCCGCTTGGTGTTTCTTTTATTGCTTTAAAAAAAATGGAGCAATTAAGCGTGGGTGATGACTTTGCTATCGAAAACGGATTTGTTTTGACCAAAGACAAAAATAATTTATTGCTTTTTATTACTCCCAAATTAGCGACGAATGAAACGGACAAAAACACTTTTTTTATAAGTAATTTGGATAAAATCAAAGCGAATTTAAATCAACAGTTTAAAGGCAAAGCTGAGATGACTTATTTTGGAGCTACGCCTGTGGCTGTTGCCAATGCTACACAAATTAAATCGGATGTTCAAAGCACTTCTATATTTGCGGGAGTTGCCTTGATTTTAATACTTGCTTTTTTTTACAGAAGTATCACTACTCCAATAATTATTTTTATTCCTTCCTTGCTGGGCGCTTTGTTTGCTTTGGCGGTTTTGTATATCTGCAAAGGGAGCATATCGGCTATTTCTTTAGGAATAAGTTCTATTTTATTGGGAGAAACTACAGATTATTCGATATATGTTTTAACCCATTTGAGAAATAACAAGAATGTTAAACTGCTTTTCAAAGATATTACACGGCCATTGTTGCTTTGTGGGATAACTACATCAATTACGTTTTTGTGTTTGTTTTTTATTAAGTCAGAAGCGTTACAGGATTTGGGTATTTTTGCTGGATTGAGCGTAGTTGCTACTACTGTTTTTTCTTTAATTTTAATTCCGGTTTTGTACAATTTTAATTCCAAAGTTCTTATTCAAAAACCAAATGTGATTGACAATTTGGGTGCTTATTCGTACCATAAAAATAAATTTTTGATAGGTTTGGTGTTGGCATTATTTGTAGTCTCACTTTTTACGTATTCAAAAGTTACTTTTAACAATGATCTTTCAGATTTGAATTTTATGACTCCCGAACTGAGGCTGAATGAGAAGAAACTAGATCAAATTGCAAATAACAATGATTCTAAATCTATTTATTTGGCTACTTACGGTAAAAGTTATGATGAAGTTGTAGCCAATAATAATACTCTTTTTAAAGTATTAGAGAAGGATAAAGCAGGTAAGGATATTTTAAATTTCAGTTCTATTGGTGGAATTGTTTTTTCTGCAGAAGTTCAAAATCAAAAAATCAAGGAATGGAATTCTTTTTGGGATTCACAGAAAAAAGAAAATTTGAATAAGACTTTAATTAGCGAAGGAAATCGCTATGGTTTTAAAGCTGATGCTTTTTCTGGTTTTTTTGAATTGCTTGATAAAGACTTTAAGCCAGTAACTATTGATGACTATTTTAAAATGAAATCTTTTTTTCTTGATGAATTTGCAGCTCAAAAAAATGGATTTTTTACTATTTCAACTTTAGTAAAAGTTACTAATGGAAAAAGAGATGTTTTTGTAAATCTAATAAAAAAACAGCCCTATTTGGTTGTAATTGACAGACAGGAAACAAATAAGACGTTTTTAGGAACATTAAAAATGAATTTCGAAAACCTTGTTGATTATTCTTTTATTGCGGTTTTTTTAGTCCTGATATTAGCTTTCAGAAAAATTGAATTGGCTATTATCAGTATTATTCCAATCCTTATAAGCTGGATTTTTACAACTGGACTTATGGGACTGTTTGGATTGCAGTTTAATGTAGTTAACATTATAGTTTGTACTTTGATTTTTGGAATTGGAGTTGATTACAGCATTTTTATGACTACCGCTTTACAAAAGGAATTTACATACGGGAAAATTGAATTGCCAAGTTACAGGACTTCAATTATACTATCGGTAGCTACAACAATTTTAGGAATGGGGGTGCTTGTTTTTGCCAAACATCCTGCACTAAAATCTATATCATTAATTGCTATTATAGGGATATTTTCGGCACTGATGATAACATTTATTATTCAGCCGCTAATTTTCCATTTTTTTATAACCAATAGAGTGAAAAAGGGGAAAGCTCCTTATGAAATTAAGAGACTATTGCATTCCGTTATTTCGTTTACCTATTTTGGATTAGGATGTATAGTATTGTCATTAGGAAGTGCCATTTTGATGGTAATTTTGCCTTTCTCAAAAAAATCAAAACTAAGAGGATTTCATTTTTTGATGTCTAAGTTTATGCATTCAGTCTTGGCAAGTTATCCTTCCGTAAAAAGGAAAATAAATAATACTTCACAAGAAACCTTTGATAAACCTGCCGTAATTATTGCTAATCATAGTTCGTTCCTCGATATTTTGGCTATTGGAATGTTGAGTCCAAAGATTATTTTCTTAGTTAGTGATTGGGTATATAATTCTCCAGTTTTTGGAAAAGGAGTTCGTCTAGCTGGATTTTATCCAGTGTCGAGTGGTATGGATAATGGTGTAGAACATTTGCGTTCCAAAGTAGAGGAAGGTTTTTCTATAATGGTTTTTCCAGAGGGAACACGATCTGAGGATAATGCGATTAAACGATTTCATAAAGGTGCTTTTTATTTGGCTGAACAATTACAATTGGATATAATTCCAGTGCTCATTCACGGATATTCTGAAGTTTTGCCCAAAGGAGATTTTGTTATCAATGGAGGAAATACGACGGTGACAATTCTAGATAGAATTTTGTATGACGATACCTCTTTTGGCACTAATGCTGCCGAGAGAACTAAAAAAATAAGCAGTTTCTTTAAACTGCAATATAAAAAGCTGCGTTTAGATTTAGAAGGCGTCGATTATTTTAAAGCTAAGCTTATGAATAGTTATGCTTTCAAGGAAATGCAGATATTGAATGCAGTAAAAGTTAATCTAGAGCAAAATTTGCAGCTATATTATGATTTGAATAAATGGATAGATTCTAAAGCTCGAATACTTCATTTTGGAAGTGACTATAGGCAATTGGATATATTATTGGCATTACAAGAACCACTAAGAAAAATTGATTCGGTTATTCTTTTGGAAGAGAATAGAGAAATTGCCAAAACCAATTATATACTAAAGAAAAGAGCGATTCATTATTTGGATCAAAATGAATTGAATACTCTCAAAAAATATGATGTAGTATTGCTTTCGAATGAAAATGGAGTAAGCAATTTGGATGCAGTATGCAATTTAGCGAGCACTGTAATTGTATTAAATAATAAAAAATTAAAAGAAACAATAGCGTCATTTGGTTTTCAAACTGTGCATGAAACAGAAGAAATGATTGTACTAAAGAAAGGGATATGA
- a CDS encoding NAD(P)/FAD-dependent oxidoreductase — MKKHYDVVVIGSGLGGLVSSIILAKEGYSVCVLEKNNQFGGNLQTFVRDKTIFDTGIHYIGGLGEGQNLYRYFKYIGIMDSLNLKKMDEDGYDIISFEDVDVEFPHAQGYDNFVNQLVKFFPDEREAINKYCEAIITTCDTFPLYNLRAEGRYDNDILSVNAKNFIAGLTDNKMLQAVFAGSNFLYAGSGAKSPFYVHALTVNTYMQSSWRCINGGSQITKQLIKQLKKYGGVVFKYKDVDQLIVENNVITTAKMKDGTSVTGKYFISNIDPKATLKLVGENHFRKAFVNRISSLEGSISAFSLYIVFKPKTFRYLNKNYYHCKNSSEVWEAQDYNEQTWPKAFMASMNASKKEDGWAEGMTFITYMKYSDLEPWKDTFNTVADVNNRGESYEDFKARKTNRFLEVVEKKFPGIKDCIKSVHTSTPLSYRDYIGGYNGNMYGYEKDSDNPMKTFIPSKTKLDNLYLTGQSVNMHGVLGVTIGAVVTCSEILGKDYLINKINQTA, encoded by the coding sequence ATGAAAAAGCATTATGATGTTGTTGTAATCGGAAGTGGATTGGGCGGACTCGTTTCGTCTATAATTTTAGCCAAAGAAGGTTATAGCGTTTGTGTGCTGGAAAAAAATAATCAGTTTGGAGGCAATTTGCAAACGTTTGTTCGGGATAAAACAATTTTCGACACGGGAATTCATTACATTGGAGGATTAGGTGAAGGCCAAAATCTATATCGATATTTCAAATACATTGGTATTATGGATAGTTTGAATCTCAAAAAAATGGATGAGGATGGATATGATATAATTTCTTTTGAAGATGTAGACGTGGAATTTCCGCATGCTCAAGGATATGATAATTTTGTGAATCAATTGGTTAAATTTTTTCCTGACGAAAGAGAGGCTATAAATAAATATTGTGAAGCAATTATTACCACCTGCGATACATTTCCCCTTTATAATTTAAGAGCAGAAGGACGCTATGACAACGACATTCTATCTGTAAATGCAAAGAATTTTATTGCAGGATTGACTGATAATAAAATGCTGCAGGCTGTTTTTGCTGGAAGCAATTTTTTATATGCTGGAAGCGGAGCTAAATCCCCTTTTTATGTACACGCCCTCACGGTTAATACTTACATGCAAAGTTCATGGCGTTGTATAAATGGAGGCAGCCAAATTACTAAACAGTTAATTAAACAACTCAAAAAATATGGAGGAGTTGTTTTTAAGTATAAAGATGTTGACCAGTTAATTGTTGAAAATAATGTTATTACCACTGCCAAAATGAAAGACGGCACGAGTGTTACTGGAAAATACTTCATTTCGAATATAGACCCTAAAGCTACTTTGAAATTAGTGGGAGAGAACCATTTTAGGAAAGCCTTTGTAAATAGGATTTCGAGTTTAGAAGGCAGTATTTCTGCTTTTAGTTTATATATCGTTTTTAAGCCAAAAACGTTTAGGTATTTAAATAAGAATTATTACCATTGTAAAAATAGTAGCGAAGTATGGGAAGCTCAAGATTATAACGAGCAAACTTGGCCAAAAGCATTTATGGCATCTATGAATGCTTCTAAAAAAGAGGATGGTTGGGCAGAAGGAATGACTTTTATTACTTATATGAAGTATTCCGATTTAGAACCATGGAAAGATACATTCAATACTGTGGCCGATGTTAATAATAGAGGCGAAAGTTATGAGGATTTTAAAGCTCGTAAAACTAATCGTTTTCTAGAAGTAGTAGAAAAAAAATTCCCTGGAATAAAAGATTGTATTAAATCAGTCCACACTTCTACACCATTGTCGTATAGAGATTATATTGGAGGTTATAATGGTAATATGTATGGTTATGAAAAAGATTCTGATAATCCAATGAAGACATTTATTCCTTCAAAAAC